Proteins found in one Quercus robur chromosome 2, dhQueRobu3.1, whole genome shotgun sequence genomic segment:
- the LOC126715011 gene encoding putative F-box protein At4g17565 produces MDRSLFRNLLFDDSDEDEIIRRILKDSTSPRKRRWYIERDCLASHKRLYFERGLHLDTSMAQRGRSDMNLKGSRSKKKKMVDNSNWRPWSELPVGLLDQITKSLGAVGHLMFGCVCRRWRLYAVAHRQEFMISQPPLVVFLSDHAQRACYFYDIFDQRLYKAALPNLVGKSISGLTCGYMIMKDKKERKDSPIWLLNPFTRHELRFPCPPKPYSAIILASLGTPSQEFIIVAINQFIQFCRSTDVSWTVHDLNDTFFSSSTDCSGQRWFEDGVVFKGKIYVLTNLGEIGVLNLNSHPYVTLLEVKRIGEWSFRIKLLAFDDKLLMIHRFESFDSFLWKFEVYELNFAKMKWVKMQNLKDEALFLSLRTSGYSNVTKWSGSQQPMNCIYNLLVGKYEYTLQLLDGNFSNFPKSFPLLKEECDTCFALELEVPRCRISLPGANFNTLSWYFPNLSCNVDALSDNYLTS; encoded by the exons ATGGATCGCTCTCTTTTTCGCAATTTGCTTTTTGATGACTCAGATGAGGATGAGATAATAAGGCGAATTCTTAAGGATTCAACATCACCACGTAAACGTCGTTGGTATATCGAACGTGATTGTTTGGCAAGCCATAAAAGACTTTATTTCGAACGTGGATTGCATCTAGATACAA GCATGGCGCAGCGAGGGCGCAGTGACATGAATCTCAAGGGTTCTAGaagtaagaagaaaaaaatggttgACAATAGTAATTGGAGGCCATGGTCAGAGCTCCCTGTGGGTTTGCTTGATCAGATAACGAAGTCACTAGGTGCTGTAGGCCATCTAATGTTTGGCTGCGTCTGCAGAAGATGGAGGTTGTATGCTGTAGCGCACAGGCAAGAGTTTATGATATCCCAACCTCCACTTGTTGTCTTCTTATCAGATCACGCTCAGAGAGCTTGTTACTTCTATGACATCTTTGATCAAAGGTTGTACAAGGCAGCATTGCCTAACCTTGTTGGCAAATCAATTTCTGGGTTAACTTGTGGGTACATGATCatgaaagataagaaagaaaggaaagattCTCCAATTTGGCTTCTGAATCCTTTTACAAGACATGAACTCCGTTTTCCTTGCCCTCCTAAGCCTTATTCTGCTATCATCCTTGCATCTTTAGGTACACCTTCCCAGGAGTTCATTATTGTAGCTATTAACcaatttatacaattttgtaGATCCACAGATGTCAGTTGGACTGTCCATGATTTGAATGACACTTTTTTTAGCAGTTCTACAGACTGTTCTGGGCAACGATGGTTTGAAGATGGAGTTGTGTTCAAGGGTAAGATATACGTTTTAACTAATCTTGGTGAAATTGGGGTACTAAATCTGAATTCTCATCCTTATGTGACCCTGCTGGAAGTAAAACGCATTGGAGAATGGAGTTTTAGAATAAAGTTGCTTGCTTTTGATGACAAGCTCTTAATGATTCATAGATTTGAGTCATTTGACTCATTTCTGTGGAAATTTGAAGTTTATGAGCTAAATTTTGCGAAGATGAAATGGGTGAAGATGCAAAACTTGAAAGATGAAGCTTTGTTTCTAAGTCTTAGGACCTCAGGATATAGCAACGTAACCAAATGGAGTGGTAGCCAACAACCTATGAATTGCATTTACAATCTTTTAGTGGGAAAATACGAATACACCTTACAATTATTGGATGGTAATTTCTCAAACTTTCCCAAATCTTTCCCCCTCCTGAAAGAAGAATGTGATACTTGCTTTGCATTAGAGTTAGAAGTTCCAAGGTGCAGAATATCTCTCCCAGGTGCTAACTTCAATACTTTATCCTGGTATTTTCCAAATCTGTCTTGCAACGTGGACGCTCTCTCTGATAACTACTTAACTAGTTAA
- the LOC126715012 gene encoding F-box/kelch-repeat protein At3g06240-like, with translation MASANLPESLVEDILSRLPVKSLKRFTCVNKSWSTLFQNPGFIAKHHRHFSQKNPTLLVSHRELITKNTVLSSHPVSNDNGSLDLNLETPFFNDDMQELNILGACINGVICLYDRPFLISNQHPNDDLYRIALWNPAIREFKVLPTRHVHCPSHVDYTYEGFGFGYDHKSNDFKVVRIVSFWDDSIVGPDRPPLVEVYTLSTDSWRQIDTVLDASILSDPCKSEIYLNGAYHWLAYRSEQPWPHGDTELIISFDMSNEVFQIIKMPELEDVSGMILKNFSVLNDCLALIFYSAEETVTAKNFDIWMMYEYGVKESWIKQFVVGPLVGIERPLGFAKNGELLLVGNNGLVVLYNFGSGETKKLEVGGLPDSFHALQTIAYVESLVSITSRIVFQN, from the coding sequence ATGGCGAGCGCAAATCTTCCAGAAAGCTTGGTGGAAGACATCCTGTCAAGGCTTCCCGTGAAATCTCTGAAGCGATTCACGTGTGTAAACAAGTCATGGTCTACTCTTTTCCAAAACCCAGGTTTCATTGCCAAACACCACCgtcatttttctcaaaaaaacccAACTCTTCTTGTCAGTCATCGAGAACTTATCACCAAAAACACTGTCTTGTCTTCGCACCCTGTTTCTAATGATAATGGCAGTCTTGATCTCAATCTGGAAACCCCTTTTTTCAATGATGACATGCAGGAACTGAACATATTGGGTGCCTGCATCAACGGGGTAATTTGCCTCTACGATCGTCCCTTTCTGATTTCTAATCAACATCCCAATGATGATCTCTACCGCATAGCCTTATGGAATCCAGCAATCAGAGAATTCAAGGTCCTTCCCACACGTCATGTTCATTGTCCATCTCACGTGGACTACACATATGAAGGTTTTGGATTTGGTTATGATCACAAATCTAACGACTTCAAGGTGGTTAGAATCGTCTCATTTTGGGATGATTCAATTGTAGGACCAGACCGTCCTCCTCTAGTTGAGGTTTACACACTAAGTACTGATTCTTGGAGGCAGATTGACACCGTTTTAGATGCTTCAATCTTAAGTGATCCTTGTAAATCTGAAATATACTTGAATGGAGCTTATCATTGGTTGGCTTATCGCAGCGAGCAACCTTGGCCACACGGTGATACTGAGCTTATTATATCCTTTGACATGAGCAACGAggtttttcaaataataaagaTGCCAGAGTTGGAAGATGTTTCTGGCATGATTCTGAAAAATTTTTCTGTGTTAAATGATTGTcttgctttgattttttatagtgcaGAAGAGACTGTGACGGCGAAAAACTTTGATATATGGATGATGTATGAATATGGGGTCAAGGAGTCTTGGATCAAACAATTTGTAGTAGGACCATTAGTTGGAATTGAGAGGCCATTAGGATTTGCCAAGAATGGTGAGCTTCTTTTGGTGGGTAACAATGGACTGGTAGTTTTGTATAACTTTGGTTCTGGAGAAACTAAGAAACTTGAAGTTGGAGGGCTTCCAGACTCGTTTCATGCATTGCAGACTATAGCTTATGTGGAGAGTCTAGTTTCAATCACAAGTAGAATTGTGTTTCAGAATTAG